The Dehalococcoidia bacterium genome contains a region encoding:
- a CDS encoding peptidase U34, whose translation MCDTIVALGPSTRGGVTLFGKNSDREPDEVQNIIIVPRKQHRADETVKCTYISIPQAAETARVLLSQPFWMYGAEMGANEYGVMIGNEAVFTREKPSANGLTGMDLLRLALERGKTAREAMDTIIRLLEEHGQGGNCGYRQKFLYMNSWLIADEREAYVLESVKSWWAWKKITDHWSISNVLSLEKDFDAASPGLIENAVRKGWCRSAADFNLRKCYSDPIITWGAAGKARQICSRDNLALKKGDLTTADFMAILRHHGGRQDFLPHKHGGTVCMHAADKLIRRSQTVGSMVGNVSSKGRYYYVTGASNPCLSPFFPIFASGTISPVGYLDGGAEYSPEVYWWESEKIHRKALHHFPAARKAAHHKIQEYEQEMIQAIEEKRIPLNQAAIDSYFSRARKIVADWGAQLESLPKIKHGWLYRRYWQGYHKLNMTG comes from the coding sequence ATGTGCGACACAATCGTTGCCCTGGGCCCATCCACCAGGGGAGGGGTGACACTTTTCGGCAAGAACAGCGACCGGGAGCCTGATGAAGTGCAGAATATTATCATCGTCCCGCGCAAACAGCACAGGGCGGACGAAACGGTCAAATGTACCTATATATCCATACCGCAGGCTGCTGAAACGGCACGCGTGCTGCTCTCACAGCCGTTCTGGATGTACGGCGCCGAGATGGGCGCCAACGAATACGGCGTTATGATCGGCAATGAGGCCGTTTTCACGCGTGAAAAACCCTCCGCTAATGGCCTGACCGGCATGGACCTGCTGCGCCTGGCACTGGAAAGGGGCAAGACAGCGCGCGAGGCAATGGATACCATTATCCGCCTGCTCGAGGAGCACGGTCAGGGCGGCAACTGCGGCTACCGCCAGAAGTTCCTTTATATGAACAGCTGGCTGATAGCCGATGAGCGCGAAGCCTATGTGCTGGAAAGCGTCAAGTCATGGTGGGCCTGGAAAAAGATAACGGACCACTGGAGCATATCCAACGTTCTCTCGCTGGAGAAGGACTTCGACGCGGCATCGCCCGGACTGATTGAAAATGCAGTCAGAAAAGGCTGGTGCAGAAGCGCGGCGGACTTCAACCTGCGTAAATGCTACTCGGATCCCATCATAACCTGGGGCGCTGCGGGCAAAGCAAGGCAGATCTGCTCCAGGGACAATCTGGCGCTGAAGAAAGGAGACCTCACGACCGCTGATTTCATGGCCATCCTGCGCCATCATGGTGGGAGGCAGGATTTTCTCCCGCATAAGCATGGCGGCACGGTATGCATGCATGCGGCCGACAAGCTCATCCGGCGCAGCCAGACGGTGGGGTCAATGGTGGGAAACGTCAGCAGCAAAGGCCGGTATTACTATGTTACAGGCGCCTCCAATCCCTGTCTCAGTCCATTTTTCCCCATTTTCGCTTCCGGCACGATCAGCCCGGTTGGCTATCTGGACGGCGGGGCCGAATACAGCCCGGAAGTCTACTGGTGGGAATCCGAAAAGATCCATCGTAAAGCGCTACACCATTTCCCCGCAGCCCGGAAAGCTGCTCATCACAAAATACAGGAATACGAGCAGGAGATGATCCAGGCCATCGAAGAGAAGCGCATTCCCTTGAACCAGGCCGCCATCGACAGCTACTTCAGCCGGGCCAGGAAGATCGTAGCCGACTGGGGAGCGCAACTGGAGTCCCTGCCCAAAATCAAGCATGGCTGGCTCTATCGGCGCTACTGGCAGGGCTATCATAAATTGAATATGACCGGCTGA
- a CDS encoding GNAT family N-acetyltransferase, with product MVEIKEISTDDQIAESVEVIREAFGTVAREFNLTRENAPTHPFFSTSEQLLELHKRATFFGLYLDGAQIGFVVIEKAEGGTYYLGRLAVKPQFRHLGYGRKLTEFVLDYVKDRGGIKVALGMIDNQTILKDWYKSLGFIQTGAKQFEHLPFVVCFMEKAVSTEQVN from the coding sequence ATGGTTGAGATAAAGGAAATATCCACCGACGACCAGATAGCGGAAAGCGTCGAGGTGATCCGGGAGGCCTTCGGCACGGTGGCCAGGGAGTTCAATCTGACCAGAGAGAACGCGCCCACCCATCCATTCTTCTCGACCAGTGAGCAATTGCTGGAGCTGCATAAAAGGGCGACTTTTTTTGGCCTTTATCTGGATGGAGCCCAAATAGGATTTGTGGTCATCGAAAAAGCTGAGGGCGGCACTTATTACCTGGGCCGGCTCGCCGTAAAGCCTCAATTCAGGCATCTCGGATATGGCAGGAAGCTAACCGAATTCGTGCTGGACTATGTAAAAGACCGGGGTGGTATAAAAGTCGCCCTGGGTATGATAGACAATCAGACTATTTTAAAGGATTGGTACAAATCGCTGGGCTTCATTCAGACCGGCGCCAAGCAATTCGAGCATCTGCCTTTTGTGGTCTGCTTCATGGAGAAGGCCGTCTCAACCGAGCAGGTAAACTAA
- a CDS encoding DUF4147 domain-containing protein, whose translation MIIKNREELITSGQRARAIELIEAGISRVLPSNLMRASVQYNRRRKRLSINGQRYDLSKGRIFVVGGGKASGSMAAELEKIMGPDSITTGIVNSKSGCDDLGRIRVVRAGHPVPDEAGVNSVREMLSMKTRYGIGKGDLVINLISGGGSSLLPGPVNGVTLEDKQAVTQLLLRCGADIREINAVRKHVSLIKGGGLARFFAPARIISLIISDVVGDDLDVIASGPAVPDPSTYQDAFDVLQKYDLLNKAPQAVVDFIRRGSEGLEAETPKRLRNCKNHLIGNNRMALEAMAEKARDLGIKPCIITSKMSGDTVEYAYSMAAKVEEGQYKGFGALLIGGETTPTLPEHAGKGGRNQHYAAVSMLAMRKYSSPWVVASAGTDGSDYLADVAGAIVDDRSLAAAQTAGLDVDDYIARFDSNTLFTRMGRSLIITGPTGTNVSDVLVYLLG comes from the coding sequence GTGATCATCAAGAACCGTGAAGAACTCATTACATCCGGTCAGCGCGCCAGGGCCATCGAGTTGATCGAGGCCGGCATCAGCCGGGTACTGCCCTCCAATCTGATGCGCGCTTCTGTGCAATATAACCGAAGGCGTAAACGGCTGTCCATCAATGGCCAAAGATATGACCTCTCGAAGGGCAGAATCTTTGTGGTGGGAGGAGGTAAAGCCTCGGGATCAATGGCGGCAGAGCTGGAAAAAATAATGGGTCCCGATTCCATAACCACCGGAATCGTCAACAGCAAGTCCGGCTGCGATGACCTGGGCAGGATTAGGGTCGTCAGAGCCGGGCATCCCGTTCCCGATGAAGCGGGTGTAAACAGCGTAAGGGAGATGCTGTCGATGAAAACCCGGTACGGCATCGGTAAAGGTGATCTGGTGATAAACCTGATATCGGGCGGAGGCTCCTCTCTGCTGCCCGGTCCCGTTAATGGAGTTACACTGGAGGATAAGCAGGCTGTTACACAGCTTCTTCTGAGATGCGGGGCCGATATCAGGGAAATCAACGCGGTGCGTAAACACGTATCGCTGATCAAGGGTGGTGGGCTGGCCCGCTTTTTCGCCCCGGCCCGGATCATTTCTCTCATAATCTCCGACGTGGTGGGCGATGACCTGGACGTGATTGCGTCGGGCCCCGCCGTGCCGGATCCGTCGACTTATCAAGATGCGTTTGATGTACTGCAGAAATACGACCTGCTGAACAAAGCGCCGCAGGCAGTTGTCGATTTCATACGCAGGGGCAGCGAAGGGTTGGAAGCGGAAACGCCCAAGAGGCTGCGTAATTGTAAAAATCACCTTATAGGGAATAATCGCATGGCACTGGAAGCTATGGCCGAGAAGGCCAGGGACCTCGGAATCAAACCGTGCATAATCACATCAAAAATGAGTGGCGATACCGTCGAATACGCTTACAGCATGGCTGCTAAAGTGGAGGAGGGCCAGTACAAGGGTTTCGGCGCCCTGCTGATCGGGGGTGAGACGACGCCGACGCTGCCCGAGCATGCCGGCAAAGGAGGCAGAAACCAGCATTATGCGGCAGTATCGATGCTGGCAATGCGGAAATATTCGTCACCCTGGGTGGTGGCCTCGGCCGGGACCGACGGCTCGGATTATCTGGCGGATGTGGCCGGCGCGATCGTAGACGATCGTTCCCTGGCTGCGGCTCAGACGGCAGGTCTGGACGTCGATGATTATATCGCCAGGTTCGACAGCAATACGCTTTTCACCAGAATGGGAAGGTCGTTGATTATTACCGGTCCCACGGGGACCAACGTGAGTGACGTTTTAGTTTACCTGCTCGGTTGA
- a CDS encoding multidrug efflux SMR transporter — protein MSWVLLISAICMEVCGTTCLKLSDGFTKWVPSVLIFVFYGLSFTLMTYAVKQLDLSLAYAIWSGVGTFLIALIGLFWLKEPFTLIKAISMGLIIAGVVGINLAGSHG, from the coding sequence ATGAGCTGGGTATTGCTTATTTCTGCCATTTGTATGGAGGTCTGTGGAACTACCTGTTTGAAGCTTTCCGACGGGTTCACAAAATGGGTCCCTTCAGTGCTTATTTTCGTTTTTTACGGATTGAGTTTTACCTTGATGACTTACGCTGTTAAACAGCTTGATCTCAGCCTCGCCTATGCCATCTGGTCGGGTGTCGGCACCTTTCTCATCGCCCTGATCGGGCTTTTCTGGCTCAAAGAACCATTTACACTGATCAAAGCAATCTCCATGGGTCTTATCATAGCGGGCGTGGTGGGTATAAACCTCGCCGGATCTCACGGATGA
- a CDS encoding metallophosphoesterase, which translates to MKIGVISDTHVHRISELPSSLINALTRMDMVVHLGDFHSEDLVNDLKEISVFHGVAGNHDSHIPGLPEKDLVEIGDKRVGIIHGHGCVFPFGFKWGLLTQFDGKMDAILYGHTHSARNTVEDGILFFNPGSVCGRFPAMHRSYGVLTVAEEISGELITIETRRYYYLNRYIGLASRAVSYCCGLNGRPDSYLQ; encoded by the coding sequence ATGAAAATAGGTGTAATATCTGATACCCACGTCCACCGCATCAGCGAACTGCCGTCTTCTTTAATAAATGCCCTTACCCGGATGGATATGGTGGTTCATCTGGGCGACTTTCATTCCGAAGACCTTGTCAATGACCTCAAGGAGATCAGCGTTTTCCACGGTGTGGCCGGGAACCATGATTCGCATATTCCGGGCCTGCCTGAGAAAGACCTGGTGGAGATAGGTGATAAGCGTGTCGGCATCATACACGGGCACGGTTGTGTCTTTCCCTTTGGATTCAAATGGGGGCTTCTCACTCAGTTCGACGGCAAGATGGACGCCATCCTCTACGGCCACACCCATTCCGCCCGTAACACCGTCGAAGATGGAATCCTCTTCTTCAATCCCGGCAGCGTCTGTGGCCGCTTTCCCGCCATGCACCGAAGTTACGGTGTCTTAACAGTGGCAGAGGAGATCAGCGGCGAATTGATAACTATCGAGACCAGGCGCTACTACTACCTCAATCGCTACATCGGACTGGCCAGCAGGGCGGTTTCATACTGCTGCGGGCTCAACGGTCGCCCCGATAGCTACTTGCAGTAG
- a CDS encoding AI-2E family transporter, with translation MASENATFRRVWIAVLVILGIALVLWLCWISLPVLIPFLVGILLAYLLFPLVTWLERILPPKSKRKAFKRVIAVIIVFVLFTLLLIAFIVYIGAAIVSASTALVSRAPEFVDNAMEQVNQWMTVIQTTVPADTITTVKQSITNAGPAISKFIQDFIVGSIAVIPSSMPTILGFITLPFFLIFVLLNYERYGKYFNEIFPAKVARHSTKILTIFGTQMGRYIRFMIIMAAIEGTLVTIGLFIVGMEYALAMGAVAAFTQVIPIIGPFISAAVILLVTLALKPEAMLMVFIVLAAAYLIVMALQGLVQEKHFPLDPGVVMVLMTVGGFIGSYWGIILALPVGATVWQIYKYFRDESKADKLKTEQT, from the coding sequence TTGGCTTCAGAAAATGCAACATTCAGGAGAGTCTGGATTGCCGTGCTGGTAATCCTGGGAATCGCACTGGTGCTCTGGTTGTGCTGGATATCTTTACCCGTGCTGATACCGTTCCTGGTGGGCATATTGCTGGCCTACCTGTTGTTCCCGCTGGTGACCTGGCTGGAGCGCATACTGCCGCCAAAAAGTAAAAGGAAGGCTTTTAAGAGAGTCATAGCGGTAATCATTGTGTTTGTCCTTTTTACCCTGTTGCTCATCGCATTCATCGTATATATCGGAGCCGCCATCGTCAGCGCTTCAACGGCGCTGGTGAGCAGGGCGCCTGAATTCGTCGATAACGCCATGGAGCAGGTCAACCAGTGGATGACCGTGATACAGACGACTGTACCGGCGGACACGATAACCACCGTCAAACAATCTATAACCAATGCCGGCCCCGCCATCAGCAAATTCATCCAGGACTTTATTGTGGGCAGTATAGCGGTCATCCCCTCCAGCATGCCGACCATACTGGGCTTTATTACCCTTCCCTTCTTCCTGATTTTCGTCCTGCTGAACTACGAGAGGTACGGGAAGTATTTCAACGAGATATTCCCGGCTAAAGTTGCCCGGCACAGCACTAAAATACTGACTATCTTCGGCACTCAGATGGGGCGCTACATCCGTTTTATGATTATCATGGCCGCCATCGAAGGCACTCTCGTGACCATCGGGCTTTTTATTGTCGGGATGGAGTACGCCCTGGCCATGGGCGCGGTGGCAGCCTTCACGCAGGTCATACCCATTATAGGTCCCTTCATCTCGGCGGCCGTCATCCTGCTGGTGACACTGGCGCTCAAGCCGGAGGCCATGTTGATGGTGTTTATCGTGCTGGCGGCGGCCTATTTGATCGTCATGGCGTTACAGGGATTGGTGCAGGAGAAGCACTTCCCTCTTGACCCGGGGGTGGTAATGGTGCTTATGACGGTCGGCGGCTTTATAGGTAGTTACTGGGGAATAATACTGGCACTGCCGGTGGGGGCGACGGTCTGGCAGATATATAAGTACTTCCGTGATGAATCCAAAGCGGATAAGCTGAAAACAGAGCAGACCTGA
- a CDS encoding gamma carbonic anhydrase family protein: MIRSFKDKTPQIHPTAFISEAAYVVGDVVIGENASVWPGAVIRGDFGNITIGRNSAIEDNCTVHTWDCVIGENVLVGHGAMLHCKSIGDGSMIGVHAVLLHGVEVGERCFIAAGALVTPNTKIPPRSLVMGSPAKVKEQLSDDKLAYIMAGNQAYVQLAQEFKQHGMGDPDMK, translated from the coding sequence GTGATCAGAAGTTTTAAAGACAAGACGCCGCAAATACACCCCACGGCGTTTATCAGCGAGGCTGCTTATGTTGTGGGAGACGTCGTAATAGGGGAGAACGCCAGCGTCTGGCCGGGCGCCGTAATACGCGGCGATTTCGGCAACATCACTATCGGCAGGAATTCCGCTATCGAGGACAACTGCACCGTCCATACGTGGGACTGCGTCATAGGTGAGAACGTGCTGGTCGGGCACGGCGCAATGCTGCACTGTAAAAGCATTGGCGACGGGTCGATGATAGGCGTACACGCTGTCCTGCTACACGGCGTTGAGGTAGGGGAGAGATGCTTCATCGCCGCGGGCGCGCTGGTTACGCCCAATACAAAGATACCTCCCAGGTCACTGGTCATGGGCAGCCCGGCCAAGGTTAAAGAGCAGCTCAGCGATGACAAGCTTGCATACATCATGGCGGGCAACCAGGCCTACGTCCAGCTCGCGCAGGAATTCAAACAGCACGGCATGGGCGACCCCGACATGAAATAA
- a CDS encoding saccharopine dehydrogenase NADP-binding domain-containing protein, producing MKILVLGSGIIGAGAVRQLVKYSDAAVVNADIDLAKAEAVAEKYGKDRVKACHLDIDDHAGFVKFIKEENPDVVASTIGPFYRNAGKVYKACIAAGKNCVDVCDDIDGVSQAFAVDAEAKKAGITIVSGLGDSPGLTNILAKYCCDQLDSVEDINILWVAPLSEVGLAQYFHGIHCFAFPHQYVKGKLIDLDGKVDVEFGEPIGKIELLYCDHPEPFTLPRYIKGVKNVICAGAVWPEVPGLSMSAIAGFKDYLMQPVKLRGAEITPIEVLSHMAFNLVQKQIEQWKTEGREYRYGGTIIEVKGLKGGKKTKLTFSGVGKGMTTTPRTLVTVAKMVAAGQVKVKGAYAAEGCVDPQDFMKAFSEGFATIKTMPADKPDEFIVDIVPV from the coding sequence ATGAAGATACTTGTACTGGGCAGCGGGATCATCGGCGCCGGCGCGGTAAGGCAGCTGGTCAAATATAGCGACGCCGCCGTGGTCAATGCCGATATAGATCTGGCCAAAGCCGAAGCTGTGGCGGAAAAATATGGCAAGGACCGTGTCAAGGCCTGTCATTTGGACATCGACGACCATGCCGGCTTCGTGAAGTTTATTAAAGAGGAAAATCCGGATGTCGTGGCCAGCACCATCGGTCCCTTCTACAGGAATGCGGGCAAAGTATATAAAGCCTGCATAGCCGCCGGCAAGAACTGCGTGGATGTATGCGATGACATCGACGGCGTCAGCCAGGCCTTCGCAGTCGATGCTGAAGCTAAAAAGGCCGGCATCACCATCGTAAGCGGGCTGGGCGACAGCCCCGGCCTGACCAACATACTGGCTAAATACTGCTGCGATCAACTGGACAGTGTGGAAGATATCAATATCCTGTGGGTCGCCCCTTTAAGCGAAGTGGGTCTGGCGCAGTATTTCCACGGAATACACTGTTTCGCTTTTCCCCATCAGTATGTGAAAGGCAAACTGATCGACCTGGACGGCAAGGTCGACGTCGAGTTCGGCGAGCCGATTGGCAAGATCGAGTTGCTGTACTGCGACCATCCCGAGCCTTTTACGCTCCCGCGTTATATCAAAGGCGTGAAGAACGTGATCTGCGCCGGGGCTGTCTGGCCCGAGGTTCCCGGACTATCCATGTCGGCCATAGCCGGATTCAAGGACTACCTGATGCAACCGGTTAAGCTACGCGGCGCTGAGATAACCCCTATCGAAGTGCTCTCTCACATGGCATTCAACCTGGTGCAGAAGCAGATCGAGCAATGGAAAACGGAGGGCCGCGAGTACAGGTACGGCGGCACCATCATCGAGGTCAAGGGACTTAAAGGTGGCAAGAAGACGAAATTGACTTTCTCCGGTGTGGGTAAGGGGATGACCACCACACCGCGAACGCTGGTAACGGTGGCCAAGATGGTGGCTGCCGGCCAGGTAAAAGTAAAAGGAGCTTATGCGGCCGAGGGTTGCGTCGATCCGCAGGATTTCATGAAGGCCTTCAGCGAGGGCTTTGCCACCATAAAAACCATGCCTGCCGATAAGCCCGATGAATTCATCGTCGATATCGTGCCGGTTTAA
- a CDS encoding hydantoinase/oxoprolinase family protein: MSYRLCIDIGGTFTDLVVADQKGKVDIFKSPTTPGNYTDAFIETVKMAADNYNLPLKEFMGQCSTIEGGYFGHGSTVSTNAIIEGKAAKTGLICTGGFRDILLAREGGKENPYNWQMEYPEPYIPRYLTFGVGERINAEGGIEVKLNEDDVRQAIRWLEEYNVRAIAVALLWSIVNPVHELKIAEIIKKEWPGIPYSLSHQVNPCIREYRRFSSTAIDASLKPLVGSYVAQLEKRLEAIGYRGQLSLLTSSGGVVSAEEFVKKPIFSVDCGPALAPSAGRLIAETDLGIDNIITTDMGGTSFDVACITGGEIAVSRETEVGGYMLGINKVDSKSIGAGGGSIAWVDSGGLLHIGPNSAGAVPGPACYNKGGTEPTITDANVVLGYLDPSYFLGGGMKLDKKLAVKAIEEKVAEPLKLSVEEAAYAMWGAVNASMSNVIQDITIWRGIDPREYTIVSGGGAGGMHIAAIAEELGVKKVLIPRVAGALSAFGGAFADITCEFSLSKFTESGSFDFEGINQALDGLKKQAEEFFEHMRVPKKQRKLQIYAEARYPFQVWELSVPLRSNSISNQKQLDALVSDFHKLHHKVFSVSAGDQPVEFVYWRIKAIGKLLKTDFPAAKAVSGAAKSSGTRKAYFKELGGMVDTPIYKGEDLKPGNHISAPAIIEEPTTTILVMPGSRASITKYGNYLIEIGQSAKSNKSKK; this comes from the coding sequence ATGAGCTACAGGCTTTGTATAGATATCGGGGGCACATTCACCGACCTGGTGGTGGCAGACCAGAAAGGAAAAGTTGATATATTTAAATCGCCCACCACTCCGGGCAATTACACGGACGCTTTTATCGAAACCGTGAAGATGGCGGCGGACAATTACAACCTGCCTCTCAAGGAATTCATGGGGCAGTGCAGCACGATCGAGGGTGGGTACTTCGGACACGGCTCCACGGTCAGCACCAATGCCATCATCGAGGGCAAGGCGGCCAAGACCGGCCTGATTTGCACCGGAGGCTTCCGTGACATACTGCTCGCCCGCGAGGGCGGCAAGGAAAACCCTTATAACTGGCAGATGGAGTACCCCGAGCCCTACATACCCCGTTATCTGACCTTCGGCGTGGGCGAGAGGATCAATGCCGAGGGTGGGATAGAGGTAAAGCTCAACGAGGACGATGTACGTCAGGCTATACGCTGGTTAGAAGAATACAACGTCCGCGCCATAGCGGTGGCTCTGCTGTGGTCAATTGTCAATCCGGTTCACGAATTGAAAATCGCCGAGATCATAAAAAAAGAATGGCCGGGCATCCCTTACAGCCTCAGTCACCAGGTAAATCCCTGCATCAGGGAATACCGTCGCTTTTCATCGACCGCAATCGATGCCTCGCTCAAGCCGCTGGTCGGCAGCTATGTGGCTCAACTTGAGAAAAGGCTGGAGGCCATAGGTTACAGAGGGCAGCTCTCACTGCTAACGTCCAGCGGCGGCGTTGTATCAGCGGAGGAGTTTGTAAAGAAGCCGATCTTTAGCGTCGACTGTGGTCCGGCGCTGGCGCCCAGCGCCGGCAGGCTGATAGCGGAAACCGACCTCGGCATAGATAATATCATCACCACCGACATGGGCGGTACCAGCTTCGATGTGGCCTGCATAACCGGCGGTGAGATCGCGGTCTCGCGGGAGACGGAGGTCGGCGGCTATATGCTGGGCATCAATAAGGTGGACAGCAAGTCCATCGGCGCAGGCGGAGGCAGCATCGCCTGGGTGGATAGCGGCGGCCTACTGCACATCGGTCCGAACAGCGCCGGCGCTGTGCCCGGCCCGGCCTGCTACAACAAGGGCGGCACGGAGCCGACCATCACCGATGCCAACGTTGTGCTTGGCTATCTCGACCCTTCGTACTTCCTGGGCGGAGGCATGAAGCTGGATAAAAAGCTGGCCGTTAAAGCAATTGAGGAAAAGGTCGCAGAGCCACTGAAGCTCAGCGTTGAAGAGGCGGCCTATGCCATGTGGGGCGCTGTCAATGCCAGCATGTCGAACGTAATTCAGGATATCACAATCTGGCGGGGCATCGATCCCAGGGAATACACGATAGTATCCGGCGGCGGCGCGGGCGGTATGCATATAGCCGCCATAGCTGAAGAACTTGGAGTAAAAAAAGTGCTCATACCCAGGGTGGCCGGGGCGCTCAGCGCCTTCGGCGGCGCTTTCGCAGACATTACCTGTGAGTTCAGCCTGAGTAAATTCACCGAAAGCGGCAGTTTCGATTTTGAAGGCATTAACCAGGCATTGGACGGTCTGAAAAAGCAGGCGGAGGAATTCTTCGAGCACATGAGGGTGCCGAAAAAACAGAGGAAGTTGCAGATATATGCGGAGGCAAGGTATCCCTTCCAGGTCTGGGAGCTCTCGGTTCCTCTTCGCAGCAACAGCATAAGTAATCAGAAGCAACTCGATGCGCTGGTATCGGACTTCCATAAGCTGCACCACAAAGTGTTTTCCGTTAGCGCCGGAGACCAGCCGGTGGAGTTCGTTTACTGGAGGATCAAGGCCATCGGAAAACTGCTTAAGACGGATTTCCCGGCAGCGAAGGCCGTTTCAGGCGCAGCAAAAAGCAGCGGTACCAGGAAAGCCTATTTCAAGGAGCTCGGAGGCATGGTCGATACGCCCATTTATAAGGGGGAGGACCTGAAACCGGGCAACCACATATCCGCTCCGGCCATTATCGAAGAGCCGACAACCACCATACTGGTTATGCCCGGCTCCAGGGCATCCATCACAAAATACGGCAATTACCTGATTGAGATCGGGCAGTCTGCTAAATCGAACAAGAGTAAAAAATAA
- a CDS encoding hydantoinase B/oxoprolinase family protein, which produces MAEKKKKEVRVDPLLMVVLSKRLEAISREMANTLTRTGRSGNINTAKDFSCGITDAQARMVCVDEGLPVHIVGAGLAAQSMTDMFDDIKPGDCYLNNSPYYGNSHHADFTFLAPVFYKGKHVFTTITRAHQGDIGNHDPSTYMPFATDVYTEGGLDFPCVRIQRDYKDLADIIRMAKVRIRAPEQWYGDYLAAVGSVRTGEKRIIEMCDKYDLDTVVAFTERWQEYGRTRMIEAIKKLPAGTWENETCHDPLPIVAQDGIPIRVKMTIDPVEAYITLDFTGNIGSLPCGMNMSESTVMACGVAGVLNNLDPTLPHNWGAFSRIILKMREGSVVGKAKHPISSSMATTNVADRVINVVQACFGKVRKDLGLADGAFMPAAAGSVFGIDWRKNNAIYVRQLMMGGAGGPGHYGYDGWLGYGIPVTAGVVHMDSIEVDEQAMPLLIAKHEIIPDSAGAGQWRGAIGMECWQKPRHDAGSWGFIADGHFNPPQGINGGLPGSALQLYKFDIPRGPDARTELPTVSMETLQPNEMMISLSSGGGGFGDPLDRDTEKVRHDVREGYVTLEKARGIYGVVIKTDTELYSVDSEATKALRKEMKKNREAAK; this is translated from the coding sequence ATGGCAGAAAAAAAGAAAAAAGAAGTCCGGGTAGACCCGCTTTTGATGGTGGTGCTATCCAAAAGGCTGGAGGCCATCAGCCGCGAGATGGCCAATACGCTTACGCGTACGGGGCGCTCCGGCAATATCAACACGGCCAAGGATTTCTCCTGCGGCATAACCGATGCTCAGGCACGCATGGTCTGTGTGGACGAAGGCCTGCCTGTCCACATCGTGGGGGCCGGGCTGGCCGCTCAATCGATGACCGACATGTTCGATGACATCAAGCCCGGGGATTGTTACCTCAACAACTCACCCTATTACGGCAACAGCCACCACGCCGATTTCACATTCTTGGCGCCGGTCTTCTACAAGGGCAAGCATGTCTTTACCACGATAACCAGGGCGCACCAGGGCGATATCGGTAACCACGATCCTTCGACCTATATGCCCTTTGCGACAGACGTGTATACCGAGGGAGGACTGGACTTCCCCTGCGTCCGCATACAACGTGACTACAAGGACCTGGCGGACATTATCAGGATGGCTAAAGTCAGGATCCGCGCGCCGGAACAATGGTACGGCGATTACCTGGCTGCTGTGGGATCGGTGCGCACAGGCGAGAAAAGGATCATCGAGATGTGCGACAAATACGACCTGGATACTGTGGTGGCCTTTACCGAGCGCTGGCAGGAGTATGGACGTACAAGGATGATCGAGGCCATTAAAAAACTGCCGGCCGGGACATGGGAAAACGAAACCTGCCACGATCCGCTGCCGATAGTTGCGCAGGATGGGATACCCATCCGTGTCAAAATGACGATAGATCCGGTCGAGGCCTATATAACGCTGGATTTCACGGGCAATATCGGCAGCCTGCCCTGTGGCATGAACATGAGCGAATCAACAGTCATGGCCTGTGGTGTGGCCGGTGTGTTAAACAATCTCGATCCCACGCTGCCGCATAACTGGGGCGCTTTCAGCCGCATTATCCTTAAAATGCGCGAGGGTAGTGTGGTTGGTAAAGCCAAACATCCTATTTCCTCGTCGATGGCAACGACCAATGTTGCTGACCGTGTGATCAATGTGGTGCAGGCCTGCTTCGGCAAGGTCCGGAAAGACCTGGGACTGGCGGACGGCGCCTTCATGCCGGCCGCAGCCGGCAGCGTCTTCGGCATCGACTGGCGCAAGAACAATGCAATCTATGTCAGGCAGCTAATGATGGGAGGCGCAGGCGGGCCGGGGCATTACGGATACGACGGATGGTTAGGCTACGGCATACCGGTCACCGCAGGCGTAGTACACATGGACAGCATTGAGGTCGACGAGCAGGCCATGCCGCTTTTGATTGCCAAGCACGAGATCATCCCGGATTCAGCCGGCGCGGGACAGTGGCGCGGCGCCATCGGGATGGAGTGCTGGCAGAAACCGCGGCACGATGCCGGTTCCTGGGGCTTTATCGCCGACGGCCATTTCAATCCGCCGCAGGGGATCAACGGCGGCCTGCCGGGAAGCGCCCTGCAATTGTATAAATTCGACATCCCTAGGGGCCCGGATGCCAGGACAGAGCTGCCCACGGTATCCATGGAAACGCTTCAGCCAAATGAGATGATGATATCGCTGTCCTCCGGTGGTGGCGGCTTCGGCGATCCGCTGGACCGCGATACTGAAAAAGTACGTCACGACGTACGCGAGGGCTATGTCACACTGGAAAAAGCACGTGGAATATATGGTGTCGTCATCAAGACCGACACGGAGCTTTACTCAGTCGACAGCGAGGCCACCAAAGCTTTGAGAAAAGAGATGAAAAAGAACAGGGAGGCTGCGAAATGA